A genomic region of Macaca thibetana thibetana isolate TM-01 chromosome 14, ASM2454274v1, whole genome shotgun sequence contains the following coding sequences:
- the DPP3 gene encoding dipeptidyl peptidase 3 isoform X2, whose protein sequence is MGEPEAGSEFGNGAAAAGPMADTQYILPNDIGVSSLDCREAFRLLSPTERLYAHHLSRAAWYGGLAVLLQTSPEAPYIYALLSRLFRAQDPDQLRQHALAEGLTEEEYQAFLVYAAGVYSNMGNYKSFGDTKFVPNLPKEKLEQVILGSEAAQQHPEEVRGLWQTCGELMFSLEPRLRHLGLGKEGITTYFSGNCTMEDAKLAQDFLDSQNLSAYNTRLFKEVDGEGKPHYEVRLASVLGSEPSLDSEMTSKLKSYEFRGSPFQVTRGDYAPILQKVVEQLEKAKLYAANSHQGQMLAQYIESFTQGSIEAHKRGSRFWIQDKGPIVESYIGFIESYRDPFGSRGEFEGFVAVVNKAMSAKFERLVASAEQLLKELPWPPAFEKDKFLTPDFTSLDVLTFAGSGIPAGINIPNYDDLRQTEGFKNVSLGNVLAVAYATQREKLTFLEEDDKDLYILWKGPSFDVQVGLHELLGHGSGKLFVQDEKGAFNFDQETVINPETGEQIQSWYRSGETWDSKFSTIASSYEECRAESVGLYLCLHPEVLEIFGFEGADAEDVIYVNWLNMVRAGLLALEFYTPEASNWRQAHMQARFVILRVLLEAGEGLVTITPTTGSDGRPDARVRLDRSKIRSVGKPALERFLRRLQVLKSTGDVAGGRALYEGYAAVTDAPPECFLTLRDTVLLRKESRKLIVQPNTRLEDSDVQLLEYEASAAGLIRSFSERFPEDGPELEEILTQLATADARFWKGPSEAPSGQA, encoded by the exons GGCCCATGGCGGACACCCAGTACATCCTGCCCAATGACATCGGCGTGTCTAGCCTGGACTGCCGTGAGGCCTTCCGCCTGCTGTCACCCACAGAGCGCCTCTATGCCCACCACCTGTCCCGTGCTGCCTGGTATGGAGGCCTGGCTGTGCTGCTTCAGACCTCCCCCGAGGCCCCTTACATCTATGCTCTGCTCAGCCGCCTCTTCCGCGCGCAGGACCCCGACCAGCTGCGCCAACATGCCCTGGCTGAGGGCCTTACCGAGGAGGAGTATCAG GCGTTCCTGGTCTATGCCGCGGGTGTTTACTCCAACATGGGCAACTACAAGTCCTTTGGTGACACCAAGTTTGTTCCCAACTTGCCCAAG GAAAAGCTGGAACAGGTGATCCTAGGGAGTGAGGCTGCTCAGCAGCACCCCGAAGAAGTCAGGGGCCTCTGGCAGACCTGTGGGGAGCTTATGTTCTCTCTGGAGCCAAGGCTTCGACACCTCGGACTGGGGAAAGAG GGAATCACCACCTATTTCTCTGGGAATTGTACCATGGAAGATGCCAAATTGGCCCAGGACTTTCTGGACTCACAG AACCTCAGTGCCTATAACACCCGGCTCTTCAAAGAGGTCGATGGAGAAGGGAAGCCCCACTACGAGGTGCGGCTGGCTTCTGTGCTTGGCTCAG AGCCTTCCCTGGACTCTGAGATGACTTCCAAGCTGAAGAGCTATGAATTCCGGGGAAGCCCTTTCCAGGTGACCCGAGGGGACTATGCGCCCATCCTCCAGAAGGTGGTGGAGCAGCTGGAGAAAGCCAAG TTGTATGCAGCCAACAGCCACCAGGGGCAGATGCTGGCCCAGTATATAGAGAGCTTCACCCAGGGCTCCATCGAGGCCCACAAGAGGGGCTCCCGCTTCTGGATCCAGGACAAAGGCCCCATCGTGGAGAG TTACATCGGGTTCATCGAGAGCTACCGTGACCCCTTTGGTTCCCGAGGAGAATTTGAAG gTTTCGTAGCTGTGGTGAACAAGGCCATGAGTGCCAAGTTTGAGCGGCTAGTGGCGAGCGCAGAGCAGCTGCTGAAGGAGCTGCCCTGGCCCCCAGCCTTTGAGAAGGACAAGTTCCTCACCCCCGACTTCACCTCCCTGGATGTTCTCACCTTTGCTGGCTCCGGCATCCCTGCTGGCATCAACATCCCCAATT ACGATGACCTGAGGCAGACGGAAGGCTTTAAGAACGTGTCACTGGGGAATGTGCTGGCTGTGGCCTACGCCACGCAGCGGGAGAAGCTCACCTTTCTGGAGGAGGATGACAAG GATCTGTACATCCTCTGGAAGGGGCCCTCCTTCGATGTGCAGGTGGGCCTGCACGAGCTGCTGGGCCATGGCAGCGGCAAGCTCTTCGTACAG GATGAAAAAGGAGCATTCAACTTTGACCAGGAGACAGTGATCAACCCAGAGACGGGCGAGCAG ATTCAGAGCTGGTATCGGAGCGGGGAGACCTGGGACAGCAAGTTCAGCACCATCGCCTCCAGCTACGAAGAGTGCCGGGCTGAGAGCGTGGGCCTCTACCTCTGTCTCCACCCAGAAGTGCTGGA GATCTTTGGCTTTGAGGGGGCTGATGCGGAGGACGTGATCTACGTGAACTGGCTCAACATGGTTCGGGCCGGGCTGCTCGCTCTGGAGTTCTACACACCTGAGGCCTCCAACTGGCGACAG GCCCATATGCAGGCCCGGTTTGTGATCCTGAGAGTCTTGCTGGAGGCTGGCGAGGGACTCGTTACCATCACTCCCACCACAGGCTCTGATGGGCGCCCAGATGCCCGGGTCCGCCTCGACCGCAGCAAGATCCGGTCTGTGGGCAAGCCTGCTCTAGAGCGCTTCCTGCGGAGGCTTCAG GTGCTGAAGTCCACAGGGGATGTGGCCGGAGGGCGGGCCCTGTACGAGGGGTATGCGGCAGTCACTGATGCGCCCCCGGAGTGCTTCCTCACCCTCAGGGACACGGTGCTGCTGCGTAAGGAATCTCGGAAGCTCATCGTTCAGCCCAACACTCGCCTTGAAG ACTCAGACGTGCAGCTTCTGGAATACGAGGCCTCGGCTGCTGGCCTCATCCGATCCTTCTCCGAGCGTTTCCCAGAGGATGGACCCGAGTTGGAGGAGATCCTCACACAACTGGCCACAGCTGATGCCCGATTCTGGAAGGGCCCCAGTGAGGCCCCATCTGGCCAGGCTTGA
- the DPP3 gene encoding dipeptidyl peptidase 3 isoform X1, which yields MGEPEAGSEFGNGAAAAAGPMADTQYILPNDIGVSSLDCREAFRLLSPTERLYAHHLSRAAWYGGLAVLLQTSPEAPYIYALLSRLFRAQDPDQLRQHALAEGLTEEEYQAFLVYAAGVYSNMGNYKSFGDTKFVPNLPKEKLEQVILGSEAAQQHPEEVRGLWQTCGELMFSLEPRLRHLGLGKEGITTYFSGNCTMEDAKLAQDFLDSQNLSAYNTRLFKEVDGEGKPHYEVRLASVLGSEPSLDSEMTSKLKSYEFRGSPFQVTRGDYAPILQKVVEQLEKAKLYAANSHQGQMLAQYIESFTQGSIEAHKRGSRFWIQDKGPIVESYIGFIESYRDPFGSRGEFEGFVAVVNKAMSAKFERLVASAEQLLKELPWPPAFEKDKFLTPDFTSLDVLTFAGSGIPAGINIPNYDDLRQTEGFKNVSLGNVLAVAYATQREKLTFLEEDDKDLYILWKGPSFDVQVGLHELLGHGSGKLFVQDEKGAFNFDQETVINPETGEQIQSWYRSGETWDSKFSTIASSYEECRAESVGLYLCLHPEVLEIFGFEGADAEDVIYVNWLNMVRAGLLALEFYTPEASNWRQAHMQARFVILRVLLEAGEGLVTITPTTGSDGRPDARVRLDRSKIRSVGKPALERFLRRLQVLKSTGDVAGGRALYEGYAAVTDAPPECFLTLRDTVLLRKESRKLIVQPNTRLEDSDVQLLEYEASAAGLIRSFSERFPEDGPELEEILTQLATADARFWKGPSEAPSGQA from the exons CAGGGCCCATGGCGGACACCCAGTACATCCTGCCCAATGACATCGGCGTGTCTAGCCTGGACTGCCGTGAGGCCTTCCGCCTGCTGTCACCCACAGAGCGCCTCTATGCCCACCACCTGTCCCGTGCTGCCTGGTATGGAGGCCTGGCTGTGCTGCTTCAGACCTCCCCCGAGGCCCCTTACATCTATGCTCTGCTCAGCCGCCTCTTCCGCGCGCAGGACCCCGACCAGCTGCGCCAACATGCCCTGGCTGAGGGCCTTACCGAGGAGGAGTATCAG GCGTTCCTGGTCTATGCCGCGGGTGTTTACTCCAACATGGGCAACTACAAGTCCTTTGGTGACACCAAGTTTGTTCCCAACTTGCCCAAG GAAAAGCTGGAACAGGTGATCCTAGGGAGTGAGGCTGCTCAGCAGCACCCCGAAGAAGTCAGGGGCCTCTGGCAGACCTGTGGGGAGCTTATGTTCTCTCTGGAGCCAAGGCTTCGACACCTCGGACTGGGGAAAGAG GGAATCACCACCTATTTCTCTGGGAATTGTACCATGGAAGATGCCAAATTGGCCCAGGACTTTCTGGACTCACAG AACCTCAGTGCCTATAACACCCGGCTCTTCAAAGAGGTCGATGGAGAAGGGAAGCCCCACTACGAGGTGCGGCTGGCTTCTGTGCTTGGCTCAG AGCCTTCCCTGGACTCTGAGATGACTTCCAAGCTGAAGAGCTATGAATTCCGGGGAAGCCCTTTCCAGGTGACCCGAGGGGACTATGCGCCCATCCTCCAGAAGGTGGTGGAGCAGCTGGAGAAAGCCAAG TTGTATGCAGCCAACAGCCACCAGGGGCAGATGCTGGCCCAGTATATAGAGAGCTTCACCCAGGGCTCCATCGAGGCCCACAAGAGGGGCTCCCGCTTCTGGATCCAGGACAAAGGCCCCATCGTGGAGAG TTACATCGGGTTCATCGAGAGCTACCGTGACCCCTTTGGTTCCCGAGGAGAATTTGAAG gTTTCGTAGCTGTGGTGAACAAGGCCATGAGTGCCAAGTTTGAGCGGCTAGTGGCGAGCGCAGAGCAGCTGCTGAAGGAGCTGCCCTGGCCCCCAGCCTTTGAGAAGGACAAGTTCCTCACCCCCGACTTCACCTCCCTGGATGTTCTCACCTTTGCTGGCTCCGGCATCCCTGCTGGCATCAACATCCCCAATT ACGATGACCTGAGGCAGACGGAAGGCTTTAAGAACGTGTCACTGGGGAATGTGCTGGCTGTGGCCTACGCCACGCAGCGGGAGAAGCTCACCTTTCTGGAGGAGGATGACAAG GATCTGTACATCCTCTGGAAGGGGCCCTCCTTCGATGTGCAGGTGGGCCTGCACGAGCTGCTGGGCCATGGCAGCGGCAAGCTCTTCGTACAG GATGAAAAAGGAGCATTCAACTTTGACCAGGAGACAGTGATCAACCCAGAGACGGGCGAGCAG ATTCAGAGCTGGTATCGGAGCGGGGAGACCTGGGACAGCAAGTTCAGCACCATCGCCTCCAGCTACGAAGAGTGCCGGGCTGAGAGCGTGGGCCTCTACCTCTGTCTCCACCCAGAAGTGCTGGA GATCTTTGGCTTTGAGGGGGCTGATGCGGAGGACGTGATCTACGTGAACTGGCTCAACATGGTTCGGGCCGGGCTGCTCGCTCTGGAGTTCTACACACCTGAGGCCTCCAACTGGCGACAG GCCCATATGCAGGCCCGGTTTGTGATCCTGAGAGTCTTGCTGGAGGCTGGCGAGGGACTCGTTACCATCACTCCCACCACAGGCTCTGATGGGCGCCCAGATGCCCGGGTCCGCCTCGACCGCAGCAAGATCCGGTCTGTGGGCAAGCCTGCTCTAGAGCGCTTCCTGCGGAGGCTTCAG GTGCTGAAGTCCACAGGGGATGTGGCCGGAGGGCGGGCCCTGTACGAGGGGTATGCGGCAGTCACTGATGCGCCCCCGGAGTGCTTCCTCACCCTCAGGGACACGGTGCTGCTGCGTAAGGAATCTCGGAAGCTCATCGTTCAGCCCAACACTCGCCTTGAAG ACTCAGACGTGCAGCTTCTGGAATACGAGGCCTCGGCTGCTGGCCTCATCCGATCCTTCTCCGAGCGTTTCCCAGAGGATGGACCCGAGTTGGAGGAGATCCTCACACAACTGGCCACAGCTGATGCCCGATTCTGGAAGGGCCCCAGTGAGGCCCCATCTGGCCAGGCTTGA